The following proteins are encoded in a genomic region of Antricoccus suffuscus:
- the nadE gene encoding ammonia-dependent NAD(+) synthetase encodes MANSGLRAQIIDDLGVRPTIDAASEINDRVQFLKNYLRSTPATGFVLGISGGQDSTLAGRLAQLAAEQVRAEGGTAQFVAVRLPYGTQADEDDAQVALKFITPDESLTVNAKPGADATVQATVSGMGELAGGEIRDFVRGNVKARERMMVQYTIAGQLGLLVVGTDHAAEAVTGFYTKYGDGAVDLTPLTGLTKRQGAALLRELGAPESTWRKVPTADLEDDRPALPDEEALGVTYREIDDYLEGAQVTDEVAEKIERMYLNTRHKRAMPASPLDSWWR; translated from the coding sequence ATGGCGAACTCAGGCTTACGCGCCCAGATCATCGACGACCTCGGCGTACGGCCGACCATCGACGCGGCGAGCGAGATCAACGACCGCGTGCAGTTTCTCAAGAACTATCTCCGCTCCACGCCCGCGACGGGGTTCGTGCTGGGCATCAGCGGCGGTCAGGACAGCACCCTCGCCGGTCGGCTGGCACAGCTCGCGGCCGAGCAAGTGCGCGCAGAGGGGGGTACGGCGCAGTTTGTCGCCGTACGACTTCCATATGGCACCCAGGCCGATGAGGACGACGCCCAGGTGGCGCTGAAGTTCATCACGCCCGACGAGTCGCTGACGGTCAACGCCAAACCCGGCGCGGACGCCACGGTCCAGGCCACCGTCTCGGGGATGGGCGAGCTGGCCGGCGGCGAGATCCGCGACTTCGTGCGGGGCAACGTCAAGGCCCGCGAGCGGATGATGGTCCAGTACACAATCGCCGGGCAGCTCGGCCTGCTGGTCGTTGGCACCGATCATGCCGCCGAGGCGGTGACCGGCTTCTACACGAAGTACGGCGACGGCGCGGTCGACCTGACCCCGCTCACCGGCCTGACGAAACGGCAGGGCGCGGCGCTGCTGCGCGAGCTCGGCGCGCCGGAGAGCACGTGGCGCAAGGTGCCGACCGCGGACCTCGAAGACGACCGCCCGGCGCTGCCGGACGAAGAGGCGCTCGGCGTGACCTACCGCGAGATCGACGACTATCTCGAGGGCGCACAGGTCACCGACGAGGTCGCGGAGAAGATCGAGCGGATGTACCTCAACACCCGGCATAAGCGGGCGATGCCGGCGAGCCCCCTCGACTCCTGGTGGCGCTGA
- a CDS encoding peptidylprolyl isomerase yields MRATLHTNKGDIVLDLFPNHAPKTVANFVDLAEGNREWTHPQTGAKSKDPLYDGVIFHRIISGFMIQGGDPAGNGMGGPGYEFDDEIHPELSFTKPYILAMANAGKRGGRGTNGSQFFITTTEPTWLQGKHTIFGEVADQASRDVVDAIESVATDGSDRPLDDVVINSVSIEK; encoded by the coding sequence GTGCGCGCGACTCTGCACACCAACAAGGGCGACATCGTCCTGGACCTGTTCCCCAACCACGCGCCCAAGACGGTCGCCAACTTCGTCGATCTTGCCGAGGGCAACCGCGAATGGACGCACCCTCAGACCGGTGCGAAGAGCAAGGACCCGCTGTACGACGGCGTCATCTTTCACCGGATCATTTCTGGTTTCATGATCCAGGGCGGCGACCCGGCCGGCAACGGTATGGGCGGCCCGGGTTACGAGTTCGACGACGAGATCCACCCAGAGTTGTCCTTCACCAAGCCCTACATCTTGGCGATGGCCAACGCCGGCAAGCGCGGCGGCCGTGGCACCAATGGTTCGCAGTTCTTCATCACCACGACCGAGCCGACCTGGCTGCAGGGCAAGCACACCATCTTCGGTGAGGTTGCCGACCAGGCGAGCCGCGACGTCGTCGACGCTATCGAGTCGGTAGCGACCGATGGCTCGGATCGTCCGCTCGACGACGTGGTCATCAACTCGGTCTCGATCGAGAAGTAA
- a CDS encoding rhomboid family intramembrane serine protease has product MRRPSVARTTAYRARNFGVVTVGLIAINVVMYVVTAATAHSLTNPSGSPVFFDLALYGPFVDAGQYWRLLTTAFLHFGLTHLAVNMFSLYIIGNSIEQALGKVRYGALYLLSGLGASGAAYLFTPNSLVAGASGAVFGLLGGAAVLMVRNKANLRPLISILALNIVISLLPGISLSAHVGGFITGAVVTYLLLLTRKPSRRS; this is encoded by the coding sequence GTGCGCAGGCCGTCGGTGGCCCGTACGACGGCATACCGGGCCCGCAACTTCGGCGTCGTCACCGTCGGCTTGATCGCGATCAACGTCGTGATGTACGTCGTCACCGCGGCCACCGCGCACAGTCTGACCAACCCCAGCGGAAGTCCGGTTTTCTTCGACCTCGCTTTGTACGGGCCGTTCGTAGATGCCGGGCAGTACTGGCGCTTGTTGACCACGGCGTTCCTGCACTTCGGGCTGACCCACCTTGCGGTCAATATGTTCTCGCTCTACATCATCGGCAACAGCATCGAGCAGGCGCTGGGCAAGGTGCGGTACGGCGCGCTCTATCTACTTTCTGGGCTCGGTGCGTCAGGTGCGGCGTACCTCTTCACGCCGAACAGTCTGGTTGCCGGCGCGTCTGGCGCGGTGTTCGGGCTGCTCGGCGGCGCGGCCGTACTCATGGTGCGCAATAAGGCCAACCTCCGGCCCTTGATCTCGATCCTCGCGCTCAACATCGTGATCAGTTTGCTTCCCGGGATCTCACTGAGCGCGCATGTCGGGGGCTTCATCACCGGTGCTGTCGTGACCTACCTCCTACTGCTAACTCGCAAGCCCAGCCGCAGGTCCTAG
- a CDS encoding rhomboid family intramembrane serine protease has protein sequence MTSHERVVRDTTNHALRKPWILSVGLAAVVVIVFIFNAASAPADVADQTPAPSFEHLAMIPGFVDTGQVYRLWTAALLHSNLWSLIATVLTLLVVGTEVEKRWGARRYLVTLGTLALAAGVAVLYFEPAISRFATGGGAAMGIMGAAFVVARRARFRIWALLLVAAFDIIIYLTVADESSAWAAVGGFVGGAIIALLLITAPRDERRNRWQFIALGSFFVVLCLLVVLHMALFAG, from the coding sequence ATGACTTCCCACGAGCGGGTCGTACGCGATACCACCAATCACGCGCTACGCAAGCCCTGGATTCTGTCGGTCGGGCTGGCCGCGGTCGTGGTCATCGTTTTCATCTTCAACGCCGCATCCGCGCCGGCAGATGTCGCCGACCAGACTCCCGCGCCGTCGTTCGAACACCTGGCTATGATTCCGGGGTTTGTCGACACCGGCCAGGTCTATCGGTTATGGACCGCGGCGCTGCTGCACTCCAACTTGTGGTCATTGATCGCCACCGTCCTGACACTGCTCGTCGTCGGCACGGAGGTCGAGAAGCGCTGGGGTGCGCGCCGTTACCTCGTCACGCTTGGCACCCTCGCGCTCGCCGCCGGTGTAGCGGTGCTCTACTTCGAGCCCGCGATCTCGCGTTTCGCCACCGGTGGCGGTGCCGCGATGGGGATCATGGGCGCCGCGTTCGTCGTCGCTCGACGGGCCCGGTTCCGCATCTGGGCGCTGCTGCTCGTCGCGGCGTTCGACATCATCATCTACCTGACCGTCGCAGACGAGTCCTCCGCGTGGGCGGCTGTGGGCGGATTCGTCGGCGGCGCGATCATCGCACTCCTACTGATCACGGCACCGCGAGACGAGCGTCGTAACCGTTGGCAGTTCATCGCTCTCGGCTCGTTCTTCGTCGTGCTCTGCCTACTTGTCGTGCTGCACATGGCGCTCTTCGCCGGCTAA
- a CDS encoding thiolase family protein: MRDAVICAAIRTPVGKRNGGLSGVHAVDLSAQTLQALAERSGIDITQIEDVIWGCVSQVGEQTNDIARQSVLAAGWPESITGVTVDRQCGSSQQALVFAASSVIAGYNDVVVAGGVESMSRVPMGSSKGVDVGTPNSPLFMDRYKVAPNQGIGAEMIAEQQGFSRTQLDEFAIRSHEKAAKAQDSGAFESQLFPVETPDGIVKADEGVRRGSTVEKLGTLPTPFKADGVISAGNASQISDGSSAMLVTTSEKAKELGLTPLVRVHSTALAGSNPIIMLDAPVPATEKVIARSGLKIEDIDIFEVNEAFASVPLLWLKKLGVSEDKMNVNGGAIALGHPLGGSGGRLMATLIHAMIDGGAKYGLQTMCEGGGQANATILERL, encoded by the coding sequence ATGCGCGATGCAGTTATCTGTGCGGCCATTCGCACCCCAGTTGGCAAGCGAAACGGCGGCTTGTCCGGCGTGCACGCGGTCGACCTGTCGGCCCAGACACTGCAGGCGCTTGCCGAGCGTTCCGGTATCGACATAACTCAGATTGAAGACGTTATTTGGGGCTGCGTAAGCCAGGTCGGCGAGCAGACCAACGACATCGCCCGCCAGTCCGTGCTCGCGGCCGGCTGGCCCGAGTCCATCACCGGCGTCACAGTTGATCGTCAGTGCGGATCGTCCCAACAAGCGCTCGTGTTCGCCGCGTCGTCGGTCATCGCCGGCTACAACGATGTCGTCGTCGCCGGTGGTGTCGAGTCGATGAGCCGTGTCCCCATGGGTTCGTCCAAGGGCGTCGACGTCGGTACGCCGAATAGCCCGTTGTTCATGGACCGCTACAAGGTCGCTCCCAACCAGGGCATCGGCGCGGAGATGATCGCCGAGCAACAGGGCTTCTCGCGCACTCAGCTCGATGAGTTCGCGATTCGCTCGCATGAGAAGGCCGCCAAGGCGCAGGACTCCGGTGCGTTCGAGTCGCAGCTGTTCCCGGTTGAGACCCCGGATGGCATCGTCAAGGCCGACGAAGGCGTACGCCGCGGCTCGACCGTCGAGAAGCTCGGCACGCTTCCCACGCCTTTCAAGGCGGACGGTGTCATCTCCGCCGGCAACGCCTCGCAGATCTCCGACGGCTCGTCGGCGATGCTCGTCACCACCAGCGAGAAGGCCAAGGAACTCGGCCTCACCCCGCTCGTGCGCGTGCACTCGACCGCGCTCGCCGGTTCCAACCCGATCATCATGCTCGACGCGCCGGTCCCGGCGACCGAGAAGGTCATCGCTCGCTCCGGCCTGAAGATCGAGGACATTGACATCTTCGAGGTCAACGAGGCGTTCGCGAGCGTGCCGCTGCTGTGGCTCAAGAAGCTCGGCGTGAGCGAGGACAAGATGAACGTCAATGGCGGGGCGATCGCGCTTGGGCACCCCCTGGGTGGCTCGGGTGGGCGCCTGATGGCGACCCTGATCCACGCCATGATCGATGGCGGCGCGAAGTATGGCCTGCAGACCATGTGCGAAGGTGGCGGGCAGGCCAACGCCACAATTCTCGAGCGTCTCTAG
- a CDS encoding 3-hydroxyacyl-CoA dehydrogenase produces MEIKDKVAVITGGASGLGLATTKKLLEKGAKVVIIDLPTSKGEDVAKELGDAVRFSPTNVTSEEEVGKALDIAEGLGEIRVAINCAGIGGSIRTVGKKGAYPLDHFKKIVEVNLIGTFNVIRLAAERMLKNDPVGEERGVIINTASVAAYEGQIGQAAYSASKGGIVGMTLPIARDLSSMQIRVCTIAPGLFLTPLLQGLPEENLKSLGAQVPHPRRLGDPKEYGALASHIIENPMLNGEVIRLDGAIRMAPR; encoded by the coding sequence ATGGAGATCAAAGACAAAGTCGCCGTAATCACCGGCGGCGCGTCCGGCCTCGGGCTGGCAACGACCAAGAAGCTCCTGGAGAAGGGCGCGAAGGTCGTTATCATCGACCTCCCGACCTCTAAGGGTGAAGACGTCGCGAAGGAACTCGGCGACGCCGTACGTTTCTCGCCCACCAATGTCACCAGCGAAGAAGAGGTCGGCAAGGCTCTCGATATCGCCGAAGGGCTGGGCGAGATCCGGGTCGCGATCAACTGCGCGGGAATCGGCGGCTCGATCCGCACGGTCGGCAAGAAAGGCGCCTACCCGCTCGATCACTTCAAGAAGATCGTCGAAGTCAACCTGATCGGCACGTTTAACGTGATCCGCCTCGCCGCCGAGCGCATGCTCAAGAACGATCCCGTCGGCGAGGAGCGCGGCGTCATCATCAACACCGCCTCGGTCGCGGCGTACGAAGGTCAGATCGGGCAGGCGGCGTACTCCGCGTCGAAGGGCGGCATCGTCGGCATGACCCTGCCGATCGCTCGCGACCTGTCCTCGATGCAGATCCGGGTGTGCACGATTGCTCCGGGACTGTTCTTGACGCCGCTGCTGCAGGGCCTACCCGAGGAAAACCTCAAGTCGCTGGGCGCGCAGGTGCCCCACCCGCGGCGGTTGGGCGATCCGAAGGAGTACGGCGCACTCGCCTCGCACATCA